The Candidatus Methylacidiphilales bacterium nucleotide sequence GAATTTGGAATGAAATCCGTATTCCTCATTTCGCATTGCGAATTCCCGAAATTATCCCGGGGGCCATTCCATTTCCCGTCCGCCCAGGACATGCAGATGCAAATGGGGCACGGCTTCACCGGCGTCTTTCCCGTTGTTGATCACGGTTCGGAAACCGGATTCGGCAATACCTGTCAGATGGGCCACTTCCTGGACCGCCAATAGCAATTCCCCCAGCAGTTCCTTTTCTTCAACAGGAACGTGCACCAAGCGGGCATACGGTTTCTTGGGAATGACAAGGACATGGACCGGGGCTTGCGGGGCGATGTCACGGAAGGCCAGTACGGTGTCGGTCTCGAAGACGATGTCGGCCGGGATTTCCCGGTCGATGATTTTTTCAAACAAGCCTTTGGACATGGATGCGTTTCTCAAAAGACCGCCAAGTCGACCGCGGTGTGTTTCCAGGAGGCAAGGTGGCTGCGGGCGAAGAGGACGATCTCGTCGTTGAGTTTCTGGCAACCCTGGTCCCACTTGCGGGAACCATCGAGGATCTTGACGCAGTGGCGGATGCCATCGAGCCGGACCCCTTTGACCACGACATGGCGGGCTTCCTGCAGGCGTGCGGCCAGGTGTTGGAAGAAAATGAGTTCAAGGCCGCTGTGGCGGGCGATTTCCGGCAAGTCGATGCTGACGCGAGGGGCGACGAGGCTGACATTGCGGGCGATGTCGCCGCAACCGATGCCGTCGAGGGATTTGCGGATGATGGCCTGGAGCTGCTTGGGGGTGATGAGGGTACCTGGGTAGTCCTGTTGGAGGTAGAAGGTGATGGCCTTGGCCACTTCCCCGGACCATTCCCATGTGGTGTAGCCGGCGTTGCGGGCTGAATGGGCGATGGATTCCGAGAGCCAGCCCTCGGAGAGCGGAACCTGGCGGCTGCTGTGCCACTGGACGAGGGGAAGCGATTGCGGGACAGCGATCATGGAATGGGGTTCAATCGACGGTCAGGCTCTGGACTTCGTTGACGAATTCGTTGATGTCCTTGAATTGGCGGTATACCGAGGCGAAGCGGACGTAGGCCACCTCGTCAAGCTTGCGCAACGCACGCATGAGCGATTCGCCGATGGCGGTGGTGGGGATCTCCTTGTCGTATTCTTTTTCGAGGTCGTCGATGATGCTGTCGACGGTTTGTTCCAGCACATCCGGGCTGATCGGGCGCTTTTCACAAGCCTTGAAGAGTCCGCCAAGGAGTTTCTTGCGGTCGAAAGGTTCGTAGCGACCGTCGCGTTTGACCACGCGCAAATCCTCGCGCTCGATTTCTTCGTAGGTGGTGAACCGGTAAGTGCAGGCGAGGCATTCCCGGCGTCGCCGGATGACGGCTCCGTCCTTCCAAGGTCGTGAATCGATGACCTTGTCCTGGTTGGAACCACATTTTGGACAGCGCATACTAAATGTTGTGTTGGAACAACCTAGTGGCCTACAGGGTATGGGGTCAAGAAAATAGCCGTAAGAGAGGGTTGTCGGGCGAGGGTGTACCGGGTAGGGTGGCGTTGATCTCACTGCCTGTCTGAACAGAGCTGTGATCGACATAAAAAAAGCGGCGGATCGTTGGGCGATCCGCCGCTTTCTTTTAAGCAAGAGAAGTTATTTCTTCTTCTTGGCCACCTTCTTCTTGGCGGCTTTCTTCACTGCTTTTTTCTTCACTGCTTTCTTTTTAACTGCCATGTCTGAACTCACCCCCTTCCATGTCGGATAGTCTGATCGACAGATAAGGAATTAAATTTTTCCGGGCGTCCCGTCAAACATTTTTTCGAAGTGTTGCTTGACGTCTTTTGTGGCTGCGGTGGTGTTCTTTATGGTATTTGAATCAAGTGAATAATAATTCAAGCAGAACTATTTTGAAATTTGATCAAAATACCAATGAAAAATCAAAAATATATCAGGAAAAGACAATCATCTAGATAATAAATGAATAATTAATCATCCGTGAATGAGGTCACGCAGAAAACGTGAAAAGTTTTTTCAAATTGCGGAGAAAAGCGCGTAAAACGCGCAAACAGGGTTGTGGGTGACCTGGCCGAGAGGTCCGGAAGGCGGAGGCGAAGACCATTTTAACAAAAAACAGGCGCCAAAAACGGGCGCGGATCCGTCGTTTTAGTGTTCCCGGCGGAGGTTTGATGGAAGGATATTGAGTTCCGAGCGGTACTTGGCCACGGTGCGGCGGGCCAGATCGACTCCTTTGTCCTTGAGGATGTCGACAATCTCGGAATCCGAGAGCGGTTGGCGGGGATTTTCGCGGGCGATGAGTTCGCCGATGGTGTCTTTGACGCTGGTGTTGGAGAGGGTTTGGCCCTCGGCGGTCATGTAGCCGGAAGTGAAGAAGAATTTCATCGGCACCACGCCATGGGGAGTGGTGACATACTTACTGGCCACGGCGCGGCTGACGGTGGTTTCGTGCACGCCGATGGCTTCCGCCACCTGGCTCATGGTCATGGGTTTGAGGTGGGCGTTGCCGTGCTCGAGGTAGTCGCGCTGGCGTTTGATGATCTCCAAGAGGATGTTTTCGATGGTCTGTTGCCGTTGCTGGAGGCATTTGATGAGGAATTTGCCCGCTCGAATCCGGTCCTTGAGATAATCTTTCAATCCGGCATCGCCGGTGCCTCCTCCAACCAGATCTTTGTAGGTGTCGCTGATTCTGAGGTAGGGCAGGGAATCGTTGTTGAGCACCGCAGTCCAGGATCCGTCATCATCTTTGATGAAGGCGGCCTCGGATTGGACAACGTTCTGGGGTTGGTCGGGGCTGAAGGCGGCTCCGGGGTGGGGTTCCAGCTTGGATATATAGTGGGCGGCTTCGCGCAGGCGGTCCTGGGTGACTTTGTGGTCGCGGGCCAGTTCCTGGAAACGTTTGCGTGCCAGGCGGTCGAGGTCGTGGCTGACCAGCTTGGCCTCCAGTGATTCACCATCCTTGCCCCGGCGCTCGAGCTGGATGAGCAGGGATTCCCGCAGGTCCCTGGCACCCACACCGGCCGGGTGGAAGCTCTGCACCAAGCGAAGGGCTTTCATGACTTCGTCGAGATCCAAGCGGGTGGCGGCGGCGATTTCCGTCAATTCGGCGGTCAGGAATCCGTCCTCGCTGAGATTACCAATGATCTCCTCCGCGGCCTTCAGCACGGATTCACTGGTTTGGGTGAGGATGAGCTGGCCGATGAGGTGGTCGCCCAGGCTTTCGCTTTTGACCTGGGAATCGAAGAAGAACTGACGGCGGGCTTGGGCGTCCTCCTGTGATTGGCGGCTTTCGCGATTCTGGGAAAAGTAGTCCCGCCAGTCCTCGCGGTCCTCCCGGGCTTGTTCAGAGCGGTCGTCCCATTCCTCGTCCTCCTCGGTGGCAGGTTCGGGGGGGGCTTCCTCCAGCAGGGGGTTGGTCTCGATTTCCTGCTGGATGAGGGAACGGAGTTCGAGAACGGGGGCTTGGAGGAAGTGCAGACTCTGCTGCATCTGGGGCGACAGGGTCTGCCCCAGGGATAGGTTTTGTTGGAGTCCAATGCCTGCCATGGAAGAACTCCAAACTGTCAGGCGCGAACCGAAGTATCAAGCAACTTCTATGCCATGATGGGGGCTTGCTATTTTGGGCTTCCATTCCGAGCGGGCGTTATTGCCATACGGGCGTGTGCGGCCAGAGTGGCGCGAATGGGGTCGTATACGTTCACGGTGCTGGCCAGTGGAAGCCGGGGCAATGTGGCAATCCTGCGCACCCCGCTGGGATCGGTCTTGATCGATGCCGGTTTGAATGGACGGCAGTTGGAGGCGCGATTGCGCGAGGTGGGGGCGGACTGGGGGGAGATCCGAGCGGTGGTGTTGACGCACGAGCACAGCGACCACATTGCGGGGTTGCCGGCATTGTTGAAGCGGACCGGTGCGGAGATTCTGGCCAACCGGGCCACTTGGGACAGCCTGGGTCTGAACGGAGAGGGCCGTTGGCGCGAATGGCCGACCGGTTCA carries:
- a CDS encoding histidine triad nucleotide-binding protein → MSKGLFEKIIDREIPADIVFETDTVLAFRDIAPQAPVHVLVIPKKPYARLVHVPVEEKELLGELLLAVQEVAHLTGIAESGFRTVINNGKDAGEAVPHLHLHVLGGREMEWPPG
- the rpoN gene encoding RNA polymerase factor sigma-54, which produces MAGIGLQQNLSLGQTLSPQMQQSLHFLQAPVLELRSLIQQEIETNPLLEEAPPEPATEEDEEWDDRSEQAREDREDWRDYFSQNRESRQSQEDAQARRQFFFDSQVKSESLGDHLIGQLILTQTSESVLKAAEEIIGNLSEDGFLTAELTEIAAATRLDLDEVMKALRLVQSFHPAGVGARDLRESLLIQLERRGKDGESLEAKLVSHDLDRLARKRFQELARDHKVTQDRLREAAHYISKLEPHPGAAFSPDQPQNVVQSEAAFIKDDDGSWTAVLNNDSLPYLRISDTYKDLVGGGTGDAGLKDYLKDRIRAGKFLIKCLQQRQQTIENILLEIIKRQRDYLEHGNAHLKPMTMSQVAEAIGVHETTVSRAVASKYVTTPHGVVPMKFFFTSGYMTAEGQTLSNTSVKDTIGELIARENPRQPLSDSEIVDILKDKGVDLARRTVAKYRSELNILPSNLRREH
- the nrdR gene encoding transcriptional regulator NrdR, giving the protein MRCPKCGSNQDKVIDSRPWKDGAVIRRRRECLACTYRFTTYEEIEREDLRVVKRDGRYEPFDRKKLLGGLFKACEKRPISPDVLEQTVDSIIDDLEKEYDKEIPTTAIGESLMRALRKLDEVAYVRFASVYRQFKDINEFVNEVQSLTVD